The Roseofilum capinflatum BLCC-M114 DNA segment ATGATATGGCTTGCTGTTCTATTATCCTTACCCATTGTGTCCTTATCTTTGAGTCTTGAAACCCAAGCCGCCCTTCAGTATCTGAAAGTGTTTAGTGTGAAGCCGGAGTCTGTGGATCTGAGTATACCAGAGCAACGGGAGCAACTGCGATCGCACTTAATCCATGTTGCGAGTTTAGCCGATCATCATAATTTCGGGGTTTGTGCCGATGAGGGGACACAAGGGTTTACCGCTCTTGCCCATTATTTGAGCGCTTTGGGCTATCCGGTTCCCTTTAATCTGGTGCAACTTCCGGCGATCGCTGAACCGGTTTATATTAAGTTTAATGGCCAAACCTTAGCCCATTATCACGATAGCTATACAGGAGACTATCG contains these protein-coding regions:
- a CDS encoding DUF1824 family protein, producing MIWLAVLLSLPIVSLSLSLETQAALQYLKVFSVKPESVDLSIPEQREQLRSHLIHVASLADHHNFGVCADEGTQGFTALAHYLSALGYPVPFNLVQLPAIAEPVYIKFNGQTLAHYHDSYTGDYRGVLISCLSSDYDQLNGTFGHFPLNLFDDQPISAKS